The following DNA comes from Candidatus Effluviviaceae Genus V sp..
CCGCCATCGTCGCGAACAACTGCATCTACGGGATGACCGGGGGACAGTACTCTCCGACGACTCCGCACGGGAAGCGCGGCACGACGGCGCCGTACGGCAACCCCGAGCACGAATTCGACTGCGCGAAGCTCGCGGTCGGCGCCGGGGCCTCGTTCGTCGCCAGGACGTCGGTCTATCACGTCCGCGAGCTCGAGAAGCTCATTCGACAGGCCATCGAGCACAACGGGTTCTCCGTGGTGGAGGTCATCGCGAACTGTCACACCAGCTACGGTCGCATGAACAGTTTCGCGTCCCCTGTCGACATGCTGCGCTGGATGAAGGAGAACGCGGTGCCGGTGGCGCGCGCCGAGGAGATGTCCGAGGAGGAACTCGAGGACAGGTTCACGCGGGGTATCATCCGCCGGAAGGAGCTTCCCGAGTTCATCGACGTCTACGACCAGCTCGGGGAGAAGCTGACCGAGACGCCGTCGGCGATCGCCGGCGTCAAGAAGCTCCTGGAGTCGTACGACCGCATGGCCGATCGGCTCAAGGTCTGAGCGGACCGGTGGGGCTCGTGCAGACCTCAGTACGGTGTTCCGTGACAAGTCGGAGAGGGTGAGAGACGTGACCGAGGCAAGGACCAGGACCGAGATCAGGCTGTCGGGGTCCGGCGGGCAGGGGCTGATGCTCGCCGGGAAGCTCCTGGCGGAGGCCGCCGTCCGCGAGGGCCGGAACGTCGTGCAGACGCAGAGCTACGGCCCCGAGGCGCGCGGAGGGAAGAGCAAGAGCGACGTCGTCATCTCGGACGGCGAGATCGACTATCCGAAGGCCACGACCGTCGACGTGCTCCTGGTCATGACGCCCGCGGCCCTGAAGGAGTACGCCTCCTCGCTCAAGGAGGACGGTATCATGGTCTACGACTCGAGTCTCGTGGACTCGATCGACAGGCCGGGGGCGGTCGCGATCCCGCTGACCGAACTGGCGATCGAGGAGTGCGGGCGCAGGCTCTTCGCGAACGTCATCGCCCTCGGCGCCATCGCCGAGCTCACGGGCGTCGTCGGCTGGGAGAGCATGCGCGACGCCGTGCTCGACCGCGTGCCGTCGGGTACCGAGGAGATCAATGAGAAGGCGCTCGACGTCGGGCGGAACGCAGCGAGGGAAGCGAGATAGGGAGTCGACCACATGGAGAGGACGTTTCTCATGGTGAAGCCTCGAGCGGTCGGCGAGGCCAAGACGGGGCTCATTCTGGCGGCGGTCGAGGAGGCCGGGTTCAGGATCGTCGGGCTGGCCTCGCGGAAGATGAACGCGGCCGAGGCCGAGCGGTTCTACGACGTCCACGTCGGCAAGCCGTTCTTCGAGGATCTCGTCCGATTCATCACCTCGGACATGACCGTCGGCGTCATGCTCGAGCGAGACGACGCCGTCAGGAAGCTCCGCGAGGTCGTCGGCGCGACCGACCCGGCGAAGGCCGCGCCCGGGACGATCCGCGCACGGTTCGGCAGCAGTCTGACGCAGAACGCCGTGCACGCCTCGGACTCGCCCGAACGCGTGGAGTACGAGTCGTCCGTCTTCTTCGGCGACTGCGAGCGAGCGATCGTCTGAGAGGGACAACAGCCTGAAAGGCGGGGGTGATGACGAAGGAGACAGTCTCCGGAGCGGCGAACACGCAGCACCTGGCCACCGTCGACGAGGTGGCGAAGCGCTGCGGGAGCGCCCCCGGCGTTCTGATCCCGATGCTCCAGAAGGTACAGGACGAGATCGGGTGGCTTCCGAAGGAGGTGCTCG
Coding sequences within:
- a CDS encoding 2-oxoacid:ferredoxin oxidoreductase subunit gamma translates to MLAGKLLAEAAVREGRNVVQTQSYGPEARGGKSKSDVVISDGEIDYPKATTVDVLLVMTPAALKEYASSLKEDGIMVYDSSLVDSIDRPGAVAIPLTELAIEECGRRLFANVIALGAIAELTGVVGWESMRDAVLDRVPSGTEEINEKALDVGRNAAREAR
- a CDS encoding nucleoside-diphosphate kinase, which gives rise to MERTFLMVKPRAVGEAKTGLILAAVEEAGFRIVGLASRKMNAAEAERFYDVHVGKPFFEDLVRFITSDMTVGVMLERDDAVRKLREVVGATDPAKAAPGTIRARFGSSLTQNAVHASDSPERVEYESSVFFGDCERAIV
- a CDS encoding 2-oxoacid:ferredoxin oxidoreductase subunit beta; translated protein: MSREIETAREYLRPAKKLPTVWCPGCGLGIIMSAMVRAIHSLALDKNDVAMVSGIGCTGRMPAYVDFNTLHTTHGRALAFATGLKLANPRLNVITAMGDGDALAIGGNHFIHSCRRNINMTAIVANNCIYGMTGGQYSPTTPHGKRGTTAPYGNPEHEFDCAKLAVGAGASFVARTSVYHVRELEKLIRQAIEHNGFSVVEVIANCHTSYGRMNSFASPVDMLRWMKENAVPVARAEEMSEEELEDRFTRGIIRRKELPEFIDVYDQLGEKLTETPSAIAGVKKLLESYDRMADRLKV